In [Phormidium] sp. ETS-05, the genomic window CTTCGCCGCTTCCGGCTCAGCACCCAAACCATTTTGCAGCAGTAAAATCACCCCATCCGGTTTGACCACTGGGGGCAATAGTTCTGGGAGGAGATGATTTTTGGTAGTTTTCAGGGCGACAATTACCACATCACAAGCAGGCATCTCTTGACTATGCCTCCAAGCATTCACCTGCGGCAAAGTAAAATTGCCTTCGTGAGATTCCACAACCAAACCATGTTCGCACACGTGTTCCCAATCTCGATTTAGCAGGAAATGCACTTCTATTCCCGCTTGTTGTAGTCTGGCACCGTAGAACCCACCGACAGCGCCGGTGCCAATAATAGCATAAGTTCGTTGTTTATCATTAGTCATGGCGGATTAGAAACCGGGACTCAATGCGATCGTCTTGGTATTTTAACCGAGATTTGGTGAAGAAACCCCTGGGTTAACAAGGGACAAATGACAAATGACAAATGACAAATGACAAATGACAAATCACTGGAACCATAAAGGGCGCAAGCCTGAAAAGGGCAACCGTTCTGGGGTGATGGGTGCGGGTAAGTCTTTCACTGGGGTGCCGGGAGAGAGGGGAATTAGCCAGAGACGACTATTTGTCACCACCGCTCCGGAGGCGGTACGCGGGCCTACGGTGGAGGCGGAATCTCCGGGTTTGCTGGTGGTGACGACTTGATCGAATAAGAGGGCTAAACCATCAGGGGAAATACTGATTTGGATATCGCGCTGCTCTGGCAGAATCACCAGGGGTTTGATGTCTTTGGTTTTGAGGTCGATCGCGGCAATGTACGGCTCTTCTCGATAAGCATCCTCACTTTCAATCAGCTTAGTCAACAGACAGTAGAGGGTGCGATTGGTGGGGTCAAACTCAGCAGCGAGAATTGACCCTCTGGTGCGAAACAGTTCTTGTTCCACCCCTGCAGTGGTGACTAAAAACAGAGAGCGGCGGGGATTGCTGGGGTCACGGTTGAATTTTACCATCGCAGCGGCAGAGCCATCGGGGGCGAAACCGAGAACTTGTTCAAACTGGGGCAAAAATTGCACCGGAGTGTTGGGGTTTTCCAGGGAGAGGATGGCCACACCCTGTCCTTGCAGGAGTGCCAGGGAGCTGCCATCGGGGGCAATCTCGAAATCTCCCCCCGGTTGAGTTTCCAGGCGTTGGGGTTCTGAGTTCGGCTTGAGCATCCACAGGCCAAAATCCATCGGGTCTTTCAAGTTTTGGCGAGCTACTATGCCCAGTTTTCCATTAGGAGAAAGGTCAAATCTCAGGTTGCGGTATTCCTGAGTATCCAAAACCAGTTCCGGTTTTCCCGGCGGTTCCCAGGTGGTGACACCTTTATCCTCAGAGGGGCGCTTAATCCCGGTACTGACGGTGTAAAGTTTAGGGAGGTTGACCTCTTTGCCCCTTGCTTCACGGGGAATGGCAGCAAACAAGATTTTCGAGCCATCGGGATAGGGTTCGTAGTCCTGAACTATTAAATCTTTTGGTGTCAGGACTAGCTGACGCGGGGGATTGGCGCTGAGGTTGTATAAAATCAGTTGCCCTTGTTCTTCGGGACTGACGCCGAGATAAGCCAAGATCCGATCGCGGCTGCGAAATTTCCCCAAAAAAGGCTCGCTGAGAGTGCGGATATCATTAGATGATGAAAATTTATCCCGCGCCCCCTGGATCTGGATTTGAAATTGCAAGCCGTAAGGCACTGGGGCGTTGAAGGTGTAAGCCATACGTCTGCCTGCCCAGCTAATTTTACCCGGTAGGGGCGGGTCGATGCGCAAGTTTTCCTCCACGCTTTTTTCGTTCATGGGGCGGCTGAAGGTGAGGATAAATGCCCGATCGGGCGCGCTCACCTCTCGGTCTTGCCAGGAAAAAGACCGCACCCGGGGCGTCGCCGCTTCACCGCTGAGGAGCAAAACCCCGATCGCCACAATCAGACCCAACACCAAGGTTAGAGCCACCTTATCTAGTGGTTGGGGAAAATTTTTCGCCGTTTCATTTGGATTTAACATCTGCCATTAACTGCCCGCTTTCACCAATTCACCCAGTCAGTAGCAGTAGGGGCGGCGGAAGCCCACCCTACCGGTAGTGCTGCTCGTGGAGCTGAAATTATATCAATAATGAACCGTTGCCATCATCCCGCCTGGTCCTAATTGTCACGTCATTTTTATATATCTTAACTTTAGCCCATTGACTCGCGCCCAAAAATATGGTAATCACTTAACAACCTTGAACCGGAATGCTTCCAACCAAAGCGGGGTTTGGAAAAACAGGCTGGAATCAGGAGCCAAACCACCGCTCTTCCCAGCCGTAGCCGCCCGAACCCCGACAGAGGTCGCCCCAGCATCGCCTGATAGCGTCGCATCGCCTCCGGGCGACCAATTCACTTCATCAGGCCAGCATATATTTGTAGTAATATATACATTGATGGGGAACAATAGCGGCACAAACGTAGGAATAGCTATACTAGAAAAAAGGGATAGACATTGCGGCTAAACACTCTCGGGGAGAAACTGGGTTTCTCCAAGCCAAAACCGGGCTTTACTTCCAGAGGAAAACTAAAGCATCTCTTAAGCAACCCGGTTTCTGCCCTTAGTTTCTCTGCTTTACTCGGCTGGTTGCGGTTGACAAATAGGATAGGTATTCCGCCTAGCGGCGCATTTTCATAAGTTAGATCAGATTAGGCCATGATTTTTGCCATGAAAAAAGTAATTCAAGCGGGGTTATCCGAGGGATATATTCGCTTATTTCTAGCTCCCATATCTGCCGGGTTTGGCTCTCAAGATAACAGACTGCCACAACCATTAGTATGGGGAGTATTAGCCGCCTGTATCCTACCGCTTATCCTCAACCAAATCGGTGTTGATTTTAGTTCCCCTCACCCAGCCATTGACTGGGACACTGCAGTGCAGCTTGTGGCGGGAAAAAAACCAGATAGTTTACACCACAGTTTGGCAGGAGACTACACCCACACTATCTTGGAGTGGAGTGCATTTTGCACCGCCATTTTTACCGCCATCCTGGCATTTGCCCACTTCAGTATCGATCGCAACCCCACCACCCCCGTTATCGGCGTCACCCTCCTGTGTGCTGGCGTCATGGATGGCTTTCACACTTTAGCAGCCGATCGCTTAATTCCAGCCGTTGCCGATAACCAAAACCTAATTCCCTTCACCTGGGCAATTTGCCGTCTGGCAAACGCTCTCCTAGCCGCCACAGGCACCAGCATTTTACTAACATCTAAAAGCAAAAAATGGCAACATAATGTTAAGTTCGTTTTCCTAGTCAGTAGTGTATTTGTCGTGATAGCATATGGCATAATTCACTTTTGCGCCACCAGTGCATCCCTGCCAAAAACCATATTTCCTAACGCCATAATTTCCCGTCCTTGGGACGTAGCCCCCTTGATAATTCTCCTGGGAGCAGGGCTGTTTCTTTATCCCAGATTTTACCAAAAACATCCCAGTATTTTCTCTCATGCTCTCATGATCGCTACCATTCCCAATGCCACCACGGAATTATACATGATTTTTGGGTCAACCGAGCTATTTGATAATAACTTTAACATTGCTCATGCCCTGAAAATTCTGGCTTATTTTGTGCCATTGATGGGATTAATTTTTGACTATATTTTCACCCATCGCGCCTTGCAGACAAGTCATCAATCCTTAACCGCAGAAATGGTGCAGCGGAAAAAAATTATGGCAGCCCTGGAAAAATCAGAAGCAATGGCGCAGGAAAAAAATCGAGATCTAGAACTGGCATTGCGGCAGCTCCAGCATACTCAATCTCAGCTTATCCAAGCCGAAAAAATGTCATCTCTGGGAACAATGGTAGCGGGAATTGCCCATGAAATCAACAATCCGATTAATTTTATCTACGGCAACGCCGAACACGCCAACAACTATATTCATAAAATCTTAGAGTTGTTGGATATTTACCGAAAAGAAACAGTCAATATATCACCGGTAATTCAAGCGAAAGAAGAGGAAATCGAACTAGAATTTATCCGCCAAGATTTAGCGCAAATCCTCGCTTCCATAAAAAATGGTACGAATCGGATTCGCCAGATTGTCCTATCCTTGCGCAACTTTTCCCGCCTGGACGAAGCCACCATCAAGTTTGTCAACATCCACGAAGGAATCGACAGCACCCTAGTGATTCTCAACCACAAGCTGAAACAGGGAACACAACTTCAGAAGCAATACGGAGATTTACCCCCAGTAGAGTGCTATCCTGCCCTCCTAAACCAGGTATGGCTAAATATTCTCACCAATGCCATTGATGCCTTAGAACTGCGGCAACAACAGGGTGAAGGTTCCAGCCACCACGAACCAGAGATTTACATTCACACGGAAACTGTGGTTGGCGAAGGCAGCGAGCCACGAGTGCGGGTGCGAATTGGCGATAATGGACCGGGAATCACTGAGGAAACCAAAAATAAGATATTTGACCCATTTTTTACCACGAAGCCTGTAGGGTTTGGCACCGGTTTAGGGTTGTCTATTTGCTTCTCCATTGTGCAAAAGCACAGCGGCAAAATCGAATGTATCTCCCAACCGGGAGAAGGCACAGAATTTGTGGTTGACATCCCGATCAGAATGCCAAAAACTTACCCGAATCCCTTGGCGGCACAAATCGCTTAATTTTCGGCCAATTCTTGGGGTAAGGAGCATCTGACGGCGGTTTTTACTGTGCCCTTAACCCCAAAATCGATTGTTACCGCTGGATTGCCGCCTTACGCTTATCCCCGCTGATTTTTCTAGCTTAAAAAATCCAAAATTGTCTGCCCTCAAGTCCAGCATTTGTTTCATAACTTAATAATTCTCCCAAGAGGAGCAACCTAGAAATCTCATCCCTCAATCACTTACAGTAGTAGTTATTACTCAGCCAAAATACTTATGAACATCGGCATTTGGGTGCTAGGGGACCAACTATGGCATAGACAAGCCGCTATTACCACCGCCCCAGAAAATACCCCCATCATCATCATTGAATCTTTAGCGCATATCCAACAGCGTCCCTATCACCAGCAAAAACTGGTCCTAGTGTGGTCAGCTATGCGCCACTTTGCCGCCGAATTACGCCAACAAGGCAAAACCGTCACCTATTATGAAGCTGCACCTAACTTCGCCACCCCCCTGAGCGAGTGGGTAAATCTCCATCAGATTCAAGAACTGCGAATCATGGCGCCCAATGACCGGCCATTTCTAGACAAAATTAACCACCTACAACTACCCTGTAAAATTACCATCATCCCCAACAACCAATTTATCTGGAGCGAAACCGAATTTAAACAATGGGCATCGCCTCGTAAACGCTTATTAATGGAAGATTTTTATCGGGAAGGCAGACGCCGGTTTAATATCCTGATGGATGGCAATAAACCCATCGGCGGTAACTGGAACTTTGACAAAGAAAATCGCCAACCCCCCAAAGGGAAAATCGCTCCCCCCGCTCCATTATGGTCAGAACCAGACCCCATAACCCAGGCAGTTATCTCCCAAGTAAAATCCCTGCATCATATTCCCACCTATGGCGCGGCGTCACCCTTCCGCTGGGGAGTGACGCGAGAGCAAGCTCTGGCCGTATTAGACTACTTTATTACCTACCAATTGCCGGATTTTGGCCCCTATCAAGATGCGATGGTAACGGGGCAAGAGACTATGTGGCATTCCCTAATTGCTCCTTATCTGAATATTGGTTTACTCCAGCCGCTAGAAGTGATAACAGCGGCTGAAACTGCCTATCATCAGCGCCAACTCAGTTTAAACAGCGTGGAAGGATTTATCCGCCAGGTACTGGGATGGCGAGAATATATGCGCGGGGTGTATCTGTATGTGGATGATGATTATGCTAACGGTAATTGGTTTAATCACCATCATCCTTTACCAGATTTCTTCTGGGATGCTAGTCAAACTGATATGAATTGCCTGCACCAAGTGCTATCACAGGTAGAACGCACTGGTTACGCTCACCATATCCAGCGGTTGATGGTATTGAGTAATTTTGCTTTAATTGCTGGTTTATCTCCCCAGGCGGTAGAAAGCTGGTTTCACAGTGCTTTTATCGATGCCTACGATTGGGTGATGCAGACGAATGTGATGGGGATGGGGTTATTTGCTGATGGGGGCATATTGGCATCTAAGCCTTATGCGGCTTCGGCTAATTATATTCATAAAATGAGCGATTATTGTGGCAATTGTGCTTATAATTACAAGCTGAAAACGGGAGCGAAAGCCTGCCCGTTTAATTTCTTTTACTGGGATTTTTTACACAGACACCGGGAGCGGCTGCAAAAACAGGGACGAATCAGTTTTATTTTGAAGAATTTAGACCGGATGTCCGAGGAAGAGTTAGAGGAAATTCGCACTTTGGCTAGAAACTGGCATCGGGAGCAGGAGTGATGGGGAGTAGGGGGGGTTTTTAGAAACCGGGTTTCTTAACATGATTTCTGGTTAAGAACCGAGATTTTGGCGAGAAACCCGGTTTCTGGGATTCACAGCGTCACGCCACTGGGGCGGTGGTGGATAGCATCGCGGCAATTAATTGGGTGGGGGTGACTTCAAAGGGTAGGTGATGGATGTCGGAATTGGGTTTGCAGGCAATTTCGGCGGCTGTTTGCAAATCTTGACTGCTAATTTCTCCGAGGTTTAAATCGTCGATCGTTTGGGGTAGTCCGATGTCGGTGTAAAATTTGATGAGTTGCTGTCTGGCGGTGGCAGCGAGTTGGTTGCCTTGTACCATTTCCTCGAGACGTAATTGCACGAGAATGCCATAGGCGACTTTTTCCCCGTGGATGGTGTGGTGGTGGGGGTCGATGTGGGTTAAACCGTTGTGGACTGCATGAGCGGCGACGGTTCGGCATTGGGCTCCTCCGAGTCCGCCGATGACGCCTGCGAGTAGGACGGTGGCATCTACGACTTCCCGCCAAATTTGGCTCCCGGGCTGACCAAGAGCGCTGGCGGCTTTTTGTAATAAAATGTCTCGCAAGACTCGGGCTTGCTGTACGGCGGCAATGATCAGGGTGTCTTGGGAATGACCGCTGCTAACTGAGGCTTCATACCATTTGGCGATCGCATCCCCAATACCCGCCACGAGGGTGCGTTGCGGTGCCGTGGCAATGATATCGTAATCCAGGATGAGCAAATCGGGACATCTATCTAGGGGCACATCATAGAGAAATGCTCCCTGGTCGGAATAAACGTTAGATAAGGCAGTCCAAGCGGCACAAGTCGCCCCGGAAGTGGGGATGGTGACTACAGGGAGACCGCAGCGATAGGCCAGAAGTTTAGCCGCATCCAGAGCTTTGCCACCGCCAGTCCCAATAATCATATCCCCTCGGTGGGCGGTGACAGCTTCCGTAAGTTTCGCCAAACTGTTGTCGCTGCAGTCGGGGAGATAGGAGGAGCTAACCGCGATGAGGCGATGTTGTTGCAATACCGGTTCCAAGCGGGGGACGGTGACGGCGAGGGAGTTGTTACCACCAACAATAACCGGACGACTCCCCAAACGGGCGATAGCTTCGCTGACCTGTCGGTTCGCCTCCCCAGCATTACCCAATATCCCCGCTCCCCGCATCACCCGCGATGGGGAAACCTGTAGGGGTGGCAGGGTGTAGGTCTGTAGCGTAGCAATGGACTCCGTAGCAGTTTGATGTTGCATTTCCGTAGTTAACGCCAGTGGGCTTAGTGTTTTATACTTAGCATAACGCTAACCCTATGAATAGCCCTGGTTGCCCAAATAATTTAAGAGAATTTTTAGTTTTGTCCTTTGT contains:
- a CDS encoding iron-containing alcohol dehydrogenase family protein, producing MQHQTATESIATLQTYTLPPLQVSPSRVMRGAGILGNAGEANRQVSEAIARLGSRPVIVGGNNSLAVTVPRLEPVLQQHRLIAVSSSYLPDCSDNSLAKLTEAVTAHRGDMIIGTGGGKALDAAKLLAYRCGLPVVTIPTSGATCAAWTALSNVYSDQGAFLYDVPLDRCPDLLILDYDIIATAPQRTLVAGIGDAIAKWYEASVSSGHSQDTLIIAAVQQARVLRDILLQKAASALGQPGSQIWREVVDATVLLAGVIGGLGGAQCRTVAAHAVHNGLTHIDPHHHTIHGEKVAYGILVQLRLEEMVQGNQLAATARQQLIKFYTDIGLPQTIDDLNLGEISSQDLQTAAEIACKPNSDIHHLPFEVTPTQLIAAMLSTTAPVA
- a CDS encoding ATP-binding protein: MKKVIQAGLSEGYIRLFLAPISAGFGSQDNRLPQPLVWGVLAACILPLILNQIGVDFSSPHPAIDWDTAVQLVAGKKPDSLHHSLAGDYTHTILEWSAFCTAIFTAILAFAHFSIDRNPTTPVIGVTLLCAGVMDGFHTLAADRLIPAVADNQNLIPFTWAICRLANALLAATGTSILLTSKSKKWQHNVKFVFLVSSVFVVIAYGIIHFCATSASLPKTIFPNAIISRPWDVAPLIILLGAGLFLYPRFYQKHPSIFSHALMIATIPNATTELYMIFGSTELFDNNFNIAHALKILAYFVPLMGLIFDYIFTHRALQTSHQSLTAEMVQRKKIMAALEKSEAMAQEKNRDLELALRQLQHTQSQLIQAEKMSSLGTMVAGIAHEINNPINFIYGNAEHANNYIHKILELLDIYRKETVNISPVIQAKEEEIELEFIRQDLAQILASIKNGTNRIRQIVLSLRNFSRLDEATIKFVNIHEGIDSTLVILNHKLKQGTQLQKQYGDLPPVECYPALLNQVWLNILTNAIDALELRQQQGEGSSHHEPEIYIHTETVVGEGSEPRVRVRIGDNGPGITEETKNKIFDPFFTTKPVGFGTGLGLSICFSIVQKHSGKIECISQPGEGTEFVVDIPIRMPKTYPNPLAAQIA
- a CDS encoding cryptochrome/photolyase family protein, translated to MNIGIWVLGDQLWHRQAAITTAPENTPIIIIESLAHIQQRPYHQQKLVLVWSAMRHFAAELRQQGKTVTYYEAAPNFATPLSEWVNLHQIQELRIMAPNDRPFLDKINHLQLPCKITIIPNNQFIWSETEFKQWASPRKRLLMEDFYREGRRRFNILMDGNKPIGGNWNFDKENRQPPKGKIAPPAPLWSEPDPITQAVISQVKSLHHIPTYGAASPFRWGVTREQALAVLDYFITYQLPDFGPYQDAMVTGQETMWHSLIAPYLNIGLLQPLEVITAAETAYHQRQLSLNSVEGFIRQVLGWREYMRGVYLYVDDDYANGNWFNHHHPLPDFFWDASQTDMNCLHQVLSQVERTGYAHHIQRLMVLSNFALIAGLSPQAVESWFHSAFIDAYDWVMQTNVMGMGLFADGGILASKPYAASANYIHKMSDYCGNCAYNYKLKTGAKACPFNFFYWDFLHRHRERLQKQGRISFILKNLDRMSEEELEEIRTLARNWHREQE